The following coding sequences lie in one Calidithermus timidus DSM 17022 genomic window:
- a CDS encoding hydroxyacid dehydrogenase: MILVCEFITPSGLERLRHSGVEVHYDPDLWKDRGALKARLAEASALIVRNQTRVDAELLSAGPKLRVVGRLGVGLDNINRADLEARGVKLYFARGINAVGVAEYVMAAMLHLSRKLAAAAQHVAEGGWNRSAFGGFELSGKTLGLIGLGEVGLRVAKRAGAFGMRVVAADPQRLPWESAVEELGITLTSVEEVLRQAQFLSLHAPLTQETRHLIRAETLATMPKGAYLINTARGELVNNEDLAAALRSGRLAGAVLDVVDEEPLPKRHVLRAVDNLWITPHVAGLTAEAQEAVGLRVAEGVLAALGVG, translated from the coding sequence ATGATCCTCGTCTGCGAGTTCATCACCCCCAGTGGCCTCGAGCGCCTGCGGCACAGCGGCGTCGAAGTCCATTACGACCCCGACCTCTGGAAAGACCGCGGCGCGCTCAAGGCCCGGCTGGCCGAGGCGAGTGCCCTCATCGTGCGCAACCAGACCCGCGTTGATGCCGAGCTGCTCTCGGCGGGGCCGAAACTCAGGGTCGTGGGGCGACTGGGGGTGGGACTGGACAACATCAACCGGGCGGACTTAGAGGCCCGGGGGGTGAAGCTCTACTTCGCCCGCGGGATCAACGCGGTGGGGGTGGCCGAGTACGTGATGGCGGCGATGCTACACCTCTCGCGTAAGCTCGCCGCCGCCGCCCAGCACGTGGCCGAGGGCGGCTGGAACCGCAGCGCCTTTGGGGGTTTCGAGCTCTCGGGCAAAACGCTGGGCCTGATTGGGCTGGGCGAGGTGGGTTTGCGGGTGGCGAAGCGGGCTGGGGCCTTCGGTATGAGGGTCGTGGCCGCCGACCCCCAGCGCCTGCCTTGGGAGAGCGCGGTGGAGGAACTGGGGATCACCCTCACCTCCGTCGAGGAGGTTCTGCGGCAAGCGCAGTTCCTCTCGCTGCACGCGCCGCTGACCCAGGAGACCCGCCACCTCATCCGCGCCGAGACCCTCGCTACCATGCCCAAGGGGGCTTACCTCATCAACACCGCCAGGGGTGAACTCGTGAACAACGAAGACCTCGCCGCGGCGCTGCGCTCGGGTCGGTTGGCGGGGGCGGTGCTGGACGTGGTGGACGAGGAGCCCCTCCCCAAGCGCCATGTGCTGCGGGCTGTGGATAACCTGTGGATAACCCCTCACGTGGCCGGGCTCACCGCCGAGGCCCAGGAAGCGGTGGGCCTGCGGGTGGCCGAGGGCGTGTTGGCGGCGCTGGGGGTCGGATGA
- a CDS encoding Ldh family oxidoreductase, translating to MKIAYAQLLEVVQGHFVALGLRVEHARAMAEVLLEAELEGNAGHGLSRIPQYTHQLRAGGLNARPAMRLEHTRPSVALLHADGAPGPVAGLFAVQVLAKLAKEQGSASVAVRNAGHSGVLSAYVGRLAHTGLVGLAFANTPPALHPGPVLGTNPLALGAPAEPEPVVIDTSVAVVARGKVMGAARRGEPIPEGWAVDKEGRPTTDARAALEGSLLPIGGGKGFALAVLVEVLAGTLAGAVLSPELPLPWAPPEQAAKPGLLLVAFDPAAFGEGYRGRVAQMVGALEAAGARIPGARRAALRERAMREGVEVGEALQVELGKLGLNVQGGVA from the coding sequence ATGAAAATCGCTTACGCTCAGCTTCTGGAAGTCGTGCAGGGCCACTTTGTCGCCCTGGGGCTCAGGGTGGAGCACGCAAGGGCCATGGCCGAGGTGCTTTTAGAGGCCGAACTCGAGGGCAACGCTGGGCACGGCCTCTCCCGTATCCCGCAGTACACCCACCAGCTCAGGGCCGGGGGGCTCAACGCCCGGCCCGCGATGCGGCTCGAGCACACCCGCCCCTCGGTCGCGCTGCTCCACGCCGACGGTGCCCCTGGCCCGGTGGCCGGGCTCTTTGCGGTGCAGGTACTTGCCAAGCTGGCTAAGGAACAGGGGAGTGCGAGCGTGGCGGTGCGGAATGCGGGGCACTCGGGGGTTTTGTCGGCTTACGTGGGAAGGCTGGCGCATACCGGCCTGGTCGGCCTGGCTTTTGCCAATACCCCACCCGCCCTTCATCCGGGGCCGGTGCTGGGCACCAATCCCCTTGCCCTGGGTGCGCCTGCCGAGCCCGAGCCGGTGGTGATCGACACCTCGGTCGCGGTGGTGGCGCGGGGCAAGGTCATGGGCGCTGCCAGGCGGGGTGAGCCCATCCCCGAGGGTTGGGCCGTGGACAAGGAGGGTCGGCCCACCACCGACGCCAGAGCCGCGCTCGAGGGCTCCTTGCTGCCCATCGGCGGCGGCAAGGGCTTTGCCCTGGCGGTGCTGGTGGAGGTGCTGGCGGGGACGCTGGCCGGGGCGGTGCTCTCGCCGGAGCTGCCCCTGCCCTGGGCTCCGCCGGAGCAGGCGGCAAAGCCGGGGCTGTTGCTGGTGGCCTTCGACCCGGCGGCCTTTGGCGAGGGTTACCGTGGGCGGGTGGCGCAGATGGTGGGGGCGCTCGAGGCCGCCGGGGCCCGCATCCCCGGAGCCCGGCGGGCGGCGTTGCGGGAGAGGGCTATGCGCGAAGGCGTCGAAGTCGGCGAAGCTTTGCAGGTTGAGCTGGGTAAACTTGGGTTGAACGTACAAGGAGGAGTGGCATGA
- a CDS encoding ABC transporter substrate-binding protein — MKKLFWLVLAILVASVAVAQQATRLRVFIGGQQRPDVMRKILDAYQQRNPGVRVEIEVGGATSDQQQQYLTTVLASRDPSIDVILIDVIRPAQYAAAKWSDTLDKYLPAASRANLLKQYLPAYAKANVINGQLIALPSFADAQFLYYRKDLLEKYNFKPPTTWDEAIKQAQTILAGERNPNLGGIGFMGNISEGTVCSFLLPVWAAGGDVDDDSGKLILTEAQARNSLQFWLDLMDKYKVSPPNMAEKAQDTIRQEMQAGRWIFGTLFAYAWNRFQNDADSQVKGKIGVVPLPKFEGGRSASCLGGWQWTISDFSKNKAQAYKLVRYLSSPEVSKVLAIEASNLPVFPALYKDPDVLKANPWFADALPVVQAARARPVHPRYPEVADVLRKALNAVLARTKTPEAAAKEVISGLQAIYGK; from the coding sequence ATGAAGAAGCTGTTTTGGCTCGTGTTAGCGATACTCGTGGCTTCCGTGGCGGTGGCCCAGCAGGCCACCCGGCTGCGGGTGTTCATCGGAGGGCAGCAGCGTCCCGATGTGATGCGCAAGATCCTGGACGCCTACCAGCAGCGCAACCCCGGCGTGCGGGTGGAGATCGAAGTCGGTGGGGCCACCTCCGACCAGCAGCAGCAGTACCTCACCACCGTGCTGGCCTCACGCGATCCCTCGATCGACGTCATCCTCATCGATGTCATCCGGCCTGCCCAGTACGCGGCGGCCAAATGGTCGGATACCCTCGACAAGTACCTCCCGGCGGCCAGCAGGGCCAACCTGCTCAAGCAGTACCTCCCGGCCTACGCCAAGGCCAACGTCATCAACGGCCAGCTCATCGCCCTGCCCAGCTTCGCCGACGCGCAGTTCCTGTACTACCGCAAGGATCTGCTCGAGAAGTACAACTTCAAACCCCCCACCACCTGGGACGAGGCCATCAAGCAGGCCCAGACCATCCTGGCGGGCGAGCGCAACCCTAACCTAGGCGGCATCGGCTTCATGGGCAACATCTCCGAGGGCACGGTGTGCAGCTTCCTGCTGCCCGTCTGGGCGGCGGGGGGTGACGTGGACGACGACTCCGGCAAGCTCATCCTCACCGAGGCCCAGGCCCGCAACTCCTTGCAGTTCTGGCTCGACCTCATGGACAAATACAAGGTCTCCCCGCCCAACATGGCCGAAAAAGCCCAGGACACCATCCGCCAGGAGATGCAGGCCGGACGTTGGATCTTCGGGACGCTTTTCGCCTATGCCTGGAACAGATTCCAGAACGACGCCGACAGCCAGGTTAAGGGCAAAATCGGCGTGGTGCCGCTGCCTAAGTTCGAGGGTGGGCGCTCGGCGAGCTGCTTGGGCGGCTGGCAGTGGACCATCTCCGACTTCTCCAAGAACAAGGCCCAGGCCTACAAGCTGGTGCGCTACCTCAGCAGCCCCGAGGTCTCCAAGGTCCTGGCCATCGAGGCCTCCAACCTGCCGGTCTTCCCCGCACTCTACAAAGATCCCGACGTACTCAAGGCCAACCCCTGGTTCGCCGACGCCCTGCCGGTAGTGCAGGCCGCCCGCGCACGCCCCGTCCACCCCCGCTACCCCGAGGTAGCCGATGTGCTGCGCAAGGCGCTGAACGCGGTTCTGGCCCGCACCAAAACGCCGGAGGCCGCGGCCAAAGAGGTCATCAGCGGCTTGCAGGCGATTTACGGGAAATAA
- a CDS encoding carbohydrate ABC transporter permease has protein sequence MNRPQPRYRRSFGDLSEGALAFWLLLPAGLLLGLIALYPVLRLVYTSFFQYQLTLGPEASFNGLENYAAALRDARFWNALKNTSLIVLITVPGALVVGLLLALLANLPFRVKWPVRLGLLLPWALPLVFVGLIFQWFFDSQYGVVNDLIVRLGGERQFWLFRPDLAFWAICFTIIWKTSSFVALILLAGLQTIPKELYEAAEVDGANPFQRFWRVTLPLLTPAILVALIFRTITAFQTFDIPYAMTKGGPGNATETLAMYVRVTSIENLNFGYGSALAVLLFLLSMAITVIYLRYVRGADE, from the coding sequence ATGAACCGACCCCAGCCCCGCTACCGCAGAAGCTTTGGCGACCTAAGCGAGGGGGCGCTGGCCTTCTGGCTGCTGCTTCCGGCTGGACTGCTGCTGGGCCTCATCGCCCTGTATCCGGTACTCCGGCTCGTCTACACCAGCTTTTTCCAGTACCAGCTCACCCTCGGGCCCGAGGCCAGCTTCAACGGGCTGGAGAACTACGCCGCTGCCCTGCGCGACGCCCGCTTCTGGAACGCACTGAAAAACACCTCGCTCATCGTGCTGATCACCGTTCCAGGGGCGCTGGTGGTGGGGCTCTTGCTGGCTTTGCTGGCCAATTTGCCCTTCCGGGTGAAGTGGCCGGTGCGGCTGGGACTGCTGTTGCCCTGGGCCCTGCCGCTGGTCTTCGTGGGCCTGATCTTCCAGTGGTTCTTCGACAGCCAGTACGGGGTGGTCAACGACCTCATCGTACGGCTGGGGGGTGAGCGGCAGTTCTGGCTGTTCAGGCCCGACCTGGCCTTCTGGGCCATCTGCTTCACCATCATCTGGAAGACCAGCTCCTTCGTAGCGTTGATCCTGCTGGCGGGCTTGCAAACCATCCCCAAGGAACTCTACGAAGCCGCCGAGGTGGACGGGGCCAACCCCTTTCAGCGCTTTTGGCGCGTGACCCTGCCGCTTTTGACCCCTGCCATCCTGGTGGCGCTGATCTTCCGCACCATCACCGCCTTCCAGACCTTCGACATCCCCTACGCCATGACCAAGGGCGGCCCTGGCAACGCCACGGAGACGCTGGCGATGTACGTACGCGTGACCAGCATCGAAAACCTCAACTTCGGCTACGGCTCGGCGCTGGCGGTGCTGCTGTTCTTGCTGAGCATGGCGATCACCGTGATCTACCTGCGCTACGTGAGGGGGGCAGATGAGTAG
- a CDS encoding carbohydrate ABC transporter permease, producing MNPFKNPRLWVWLAAAIVVVNGFFPSVWIFFTSLKLEGELTRIPITYWPQDPTFQNYLQAFREQPLGRYFLNSVIVAVGSTLLCVGVASLAAYALARLRVPRRNLILSLLVGVSMFPVASLMVPLYQIFNELGLRNNYLALILPHAALSLPVATLTLVSFFAGIPRDLEAAAMVDGSSRLGALWRIVVPLSAPGVFTAAILAFVNSWDEFLLASTLLPAKAMRTLPVGIQLYQGEYVFPWPLISAALVVALVPVALVIAIFQERVVGGLTQGGVKG from the coding sequence ATGAACCCCTTCAAGAACCCGCGCCTGTGGGTGTGGCTCGCAGCGGCCATCGTGGTGGTCAACGGCTTCTTCCCCTCGGTGTGGATTTTTTTCACCTCGCTGAAGCTCGAGGGCGAACTTACCCGCATCCCCATCACCTACTGGCCGCAAGACCCCACCTTCCAGAACTACCTCCAGGCCTTTCGCGAGCAGCCCCTGGGCCGCTACTTCCTCAACAGCGTGATCGTGGCGGTGGGTTCGACCCTGCTGTGCGTGGGGGTGGCGAGCCTGGCGGCCTATGCGCTGGCCCGGCTGCGCGTGCCCCGGCGCAACCTGATCCTCTCGCTGCTGGTGGGGGTCTCGATGTTCCCGGTGGCCTCGCTGATGGTGCCGCTGTACCAGATCTTCAACGAGCTGGGCCTGCGTAACAACTACCTGGCCCTGATCCTGCCCCACGCCGCGCTCTCCCTGCCGGTGGCCACCCTCACGCTCGTGAGCTTCTTCGCCGGGATCCCACGCGACCTCGAGGCGGCTGCGATGGTGGACGGCTCGAGCCGCCTGGGGGCCCTGTGGCGCATCGTGGTCCCGCTCTCGGCGCCGGGGGTGTTCACCGCCGCTATCCTGGCCTTCGTCAATAGCTGGGACGAGTTTTTGCTGGCTTCCACGCTGCTCCCGGCCAAGGCCATGCGCACGCTGCCGGTGGGCATCCAGCTCTACCAGGGCGAATACGTCTTCCCCTGGCCGCTGATCTCGGCGGCCTTGGTGGTGGCGCTGGTGCCGGTGGCGCTGGTTATCGCCATTTTCCAAGAGCGGGTGGTGGGCGGCCTGACCCAAGGAGGGGTCAAGGGATGA
- a CDS encoding fucose isomerase — protein MLRIGLVPIVRPLFRGARFGLERASSQALRRLGGELGFELAYVADPVAEVAQAAAAAKAAQAAGLDLLLVEHVTFATGEVFLPLLELPMPVGLWALPEVWDTGPLPQNAICGLNLGVSLPLPGRQMPLKWFYGAPEDEWFRERLGLTLQALRGAKVLREGRVLWLGGTAPGFFAFDALPETGMRVERAGLEVLWEALEGVRESEVDELAAAFDELAEYPLEPLRQTFRLELALAQVAQGYDGVAIREWPEIPDRVGVMAYSAMARLADRGYTFAPEGDVMGLAGQLALQAVSRQAAILLDISHFGSKGVMLWHGGEAPRAWAGGPTRLVPHFNRGLPAVRDMPLKAGPVTGLRLLPGRRAVVHGGYLSGEKGYDGDSSWLTQASWAGQELSPKQFLVSWLNHRLPHHLAVGMGEHQPALLELCGWLGLEVLPAKAEESGWVWRA, from the coding sequence ATGTTGCGCATCGGACTTGTCCCCATCGTGCGGCCCCTGTTCCGGGGGGCCCGCTTCGGCCTCGAGCGCGCCTCGAGCCAGGCCCTTCGGCGCCTCGGAGGCGAGCTGGGCTTCGAGCTGGCCTACGTGGCCGACCCCGTGGCCGAGGTTGCCCAGGCGGCAGCGGCGGCGAAGGCAGCTCAGGCGGCTGGGCTAGACCTGCTGCTGGTCGAACACGTGACCTTCGCCACGGGGGAGGTGTTCTTACCCCTCCTAGAGCTCCCCATGCCGGTGGGCCTGTGGGCACTGCCCGAGGTGTGGGACACGGGTCCGCTGCCCCAGAACGCGATCTGCGGGCTGAACCTGGGGGTTTCGCTTCCGTTGCCGGGGCGGCAGATGCCGCTGAAATGGTTCTACGGCGCACCCGAGGACGAGTGGTTCCGCGAGCGCCTGGGCCTGACCCTCCAGGCCCTGCGGGGGGCCAAGGTCCTGCGCGAGGGCCGGGTGTTGTGGCTGGGGGGCACCGCGCCGGGCTTCTTCGCCTTCGACGCGTTGCCCGAGACGGGGATGCGGGTGGAGCGGGCGGGCCTCGAGGTGCTGTGGGAAGCGCTGGAGGGTGTGCGGGAATCCGAGGTGGACGAGCTGGCTGCCGCCTTCGACGAGTTGGCGGAGTACCCGCTGGAGCCGCTGCGCCAGACCTTCCGGCTCGAGCTCGCCCTGGCCCAGGTGGCCCAGGGTTACGACGGGGTGGCCATCCGCGAGTGGCCGGAAATCCCCGACCGGGTGGGGGTGATGGCCTACTCGGCCATGGCCCGCCTGGCTGACCGGGGCTATACCTTCGCTCCCGAGGGCGACGTGATGGGGCTGGCCGGGCAGCTGGCGCTGCAAGCCGTCTCGAGGCAGGCGGCCATCCTGCTCGACATCTCCCACTTTGGAAGCAAGGGGGTGATGCTCTGGCACGGCGGCGAGGCCCCCAGAGCCTGGGCGGGCGGCCCCACCCGTTTGGTCCCGCACTTCAACCGAGGGCTGCCCGCGGTGCGCGACATGCCGCTCAAGGCAGGGCCAGTGACCGGCCTGCGGCTGTTGCCGGGGCGGCGGGCGGTGGTGCACGGGGGCTATTTGAGCGGGGAGAAGGGCTACGACGGGGACTCGAGCTGGCTTACCCAGGCCAGTTGGGCTGGACAGGAACTGAGCCCCAAGCAGTTCCTCGTGAGCTGGCTCAACCACCGCCTCCCCCACCACCTGGCGGTGGGGATGGGCGAGCACCAGCCGGCGCTGCTGGAGCTGTGCGGGTGGTTGGGCCTGGAGGTGCTCCCGGCCAAAGCGGAGGAAAGTGGGTGGGTATGGCGCGCGTGA
- a CDS encoding PfkB family carbohydrate kinase, giving the protein MARVITLGWACLDQRYYLERFPPTHSRTPVRAFRQAIGGPAAVAAQAVARLGAEALLLSRRGSDALGESLEAALRAEGVRSRFTLGRETPVSAVLVAPDGERYIFPYRPDLPAEPDWEAEEVLEGVGAVLLDHRWVLAGLQLAQVARERGIPVVLDLDHDRPEAWELVPLASHVVASEELARQVGGLEALLERIPGWAAVTLGAEGVRYRGGHLPAFRVAVRDSTGAGDVYHGAFALGLAEGMSEEEALRFAAAAAALHVQNGEPPGRREVGALLAS; this is encoded by the coding sequence ATGGCGCGCGTGATCACCCTGGGCTGGGCCTGCCTCGACCAGCGCTACTACCTCGAGCGCTTTCCCCCCACCCACAGCCGCACCCCGGTGCGGGCCTTTCGCCAGGCCATCGGTGGGCCGGCAGCGGTGGCGGCCCAGGCCGTTGCCCGGCTGGGCGCAGAGGCGCTGCTGCTCTCCCGGCGCGGCTCGGACGCGCTGGGGGAGAGCCTCGAGGCCGCCCTCCGCGCCGAGGGGGTGCGAAGTCGCTTCACCCTGGGCCGGGAAACCCCCGTCAGCGCGGTGCTGGTGGCTCCAGACGGCGAACGCTACATTTTCCCCTACCGCCCCGACCTCCCCGCCGAGCCCGACTGGGAGGCGGAGGAGGTGCTGGAAGGCGTGGGGGCCGTGCTGCTGGACCACCGCTGGGTTCTGGCCGGGCTGCAGCTGGCCCAGGTCGCCCGCGAGCGGGGCATCCCGGTGGTGCTCGACCTCGACCACGACCGCCCCGAAGCCTGGGAACTGGTGCCCCTGGCGAGCCACGTGGTGGCCTCGGAGGAGCTGGCCCGGCAGGTCGGTGGGCTCGAGGCCCTGCTGGAGCGCATTCCGGGCTGGGCCGCCGTGACGCTGGGAGCCGAGGGCGTGCGTTACCGTGGGGGCCACCTCCCTGCTTTCAGGGTAGCGGTCAGGGACTCAACGGGCGCGGGGGACGTGTACCACGGCGCCTTCGCCCTGGGCTTGGCCGAAGGGATGAGCGAGGAAGAGGCCCTGCGCTTTGCCGCCGCGGCCGCCGCCTTGCACGTGCAAAACGGTGAGCCTCCGGGAAGGAGGGAGGTCGGGGCATTGTTGGCCTCGTAA
- a CDS encoding tagatose 1,6-diphosphate aldolase translates to MKTTPAKARAYSRIGDGAMRFGTLAIDQRPPLMHLVAKALGKDPEDVASEVRELKGLLAETLAKSVTGILIDPHYAFPAAMPTLPRETGLMLTLEHHRFETVAGGWRKSALIPGWSVEQAVRMGADGLKLLAWHRPDAPPEVVEHQLEFVRRVGEECKKADRLFIFEVLPYPLPGEDEAAYHAKLRELSLEIAAAFADPGFHVDLYKLAIPGSASLVKEWGGQGYSLDDLEADMREYSRLPAPWLLLSGGLNADQFAQVFERAASAGARGYLAGRAIWQHPLRYYPDLAATRAALLEEGREALDRLNEILWAIPPMRLGVDWELVGVAG, encoded by the coding sequence ATGAAGACCACCCCTGCTAAAGCCCGTGCGTATAGCCGCATCGGAGATGGAGCGATGCGCTTTGGCACCCTGGCCATTGACCAGCGTCCACCCCTGATGCACCTGGTGGCCAAAGCCCTGGGCAAAGACCCCGAGGACGTGGCCTCGGAAGTGCGCGAACTCAAGGGCCTGCTGGCCGAAACCCTAGCCAAGAGCGTAACCGGCATCCTGATTGACCCGCACTACGCCTTTCCGGCGGCCATGCCTACCCTGCCGCGGGAGACCGGTCTGATGCTGACCCTCGAGCACCACCGCTTCGAGACCGTAGCGGGTGGCTGGCGCAAGAGCGCGCTGATTCCGGGCTGGAGCGTGGAGCAAGCGGTGCGGATGGGCGCCGACGGCCTGAAGCTCTTGGCCTGGCACCGGCCCGACGCCCCGCCCGAGGTGGTGGAGCACCAGCTCGAGTTCGTGCGAAGGGTGGGCGAGGAGTGCAAAAAAGCCGACCGCCTGTTCATCTTCGAGGTGCTGCCCTACCCCCTCCCCGGCGAGGACGAGGCTGCCTACCACGCCAAGCTGCGCGAGCTCTCGCTCGAGATCGCCGCGGCCTTTGCCGACCCCGGATTCCACGTAGACCTCTACAAGCTCGCTATCCCCGGTTCGGCCAGCTTGGTCAAGGAGTGGGGCGGCCAGGGCTATAGCCTGGACGACCTCGAGGCCGACATGCGTGAATATAGCCGGCTCCCGGCCCCCTGGCTGCTGCTCTCCGGTGGCCTCAACGCCGACCAGTTCGCCCAGGTCTTCGAGCGCGCCGCCAGCGCCGGGGCGCGGGGCTACCTGGCCGGGCGGGCCATCTGGCAGCACCCGCTGCGCTACTACCCCGACCTGGCCGCTACCCGTGCGGCCTTGCTCGAGGAAGGCCGCGAAGCCCTAGATCGCCTCAACGAAATCCTGTGGGCGATTCCCCCGATGCGGCTCGGGGTGGATTGGGAGCTTGTGGGGGTGGCGGGGTAG
- a CDS encoding iron chaperone gives MPEKKAPRRPTKAASATGKTVEGFTAEERAAMRERARELKAGRADGESAVLEKIAEMPEPDRSMALRLHALIKSNAPELSPRTWYGMPAYANREGKVVCFFTPASKFKTRYATLGFNDVANLDEGNLWPTSFALKGLTAVEEAKIAELVKRAMGRD, from the coding sequence ATGCCAGAGAAAAAGGCTCCGCGCAGGCCCACAAAGGCTGCTAGCGCAACCGGCAAGACCGTGGAGGGGTTCACGGCGGAGGAACGGGCCGCCATGAGGGAGCGCGCCCGGGAGCTGAAGGCGGGTAGGGCCGATGGGGAAAGCGCCGTGCTCGAGAAGATCGCCGAGATGCCGGAACCCGACCGTTCCATGGCCCTCAGGCTCCACGCCCTCATCAAATCCAACGCGCCGGAGCTCTCGCCGAGAACCTGGTACGGCATGCCTGCATATGCCAACCGGGAAGGCAAGGTGGTCTGCTTCTTCACCCCTGCTTCGAAGTTCAAGACCCGATACGCCACCTTAGGCTTCAACGACGTGGCAAACCTCGACGAGGGTAACCTATGGCCCACCTCCTTCGCGCTGAAGGGGCTGACTGCCGTCGAAGAGGCAAAGATCGCCGAACTCGTGAAGAGGGCGATGGGCCGAGACTGA
- the tnpA gene encoding IS200/IS605 family transposase, which produces MVATAPYKHNHTSVSLLRYHFVWCPKRRRRILVGSLAERLEILLREKAAELGWGIIALEIMPDHVHLFISVDPDLAPSQVIHRLKGYTSRILRKEYPHLIRLPALWTRSYFVSTAGMVSSKTIEQYIAAQKTRD; this is translated from the coding sequence GTGGTAGCGACAGCACCCTACAAACACAACCATACCTCCGTCTCGCTACTGCGATACCACTTCGTGTGGTGCCCCAAGCGCCGCCGCAGGATTCTGGTAGGCTCGTTGGCCGAGCGCCTGGAGATTCTGCTCAGGGAGAAGGCCGCCGAGCTTGGGTGGGGAATCATTGCTCTGGAAATCATGCCTGACCATGTGCACCTGTTCATCTCGGTAGACCCTGACCTGGCCCCGTCCCAGGTGATACACCGCCTCAAGGGCTACACCTCCCGTATTCTTCGCAAGGAGTATCCCCACCTCATCCGCCTCCCCGCCCTGTGGACACGCTCGTACTTCGTTTCCACGGCGGGTATGGTGAGCAGCAAGACTATCGAACAGTACATTGCCGCCCAGAAAACGAGGGACTGA
- a CDS encoding RNA-guided endonuclease InsQ/TnpB family protein yields the protein MDTLVLRFHGGYGEQQDYRTVHCRPENEGLMTHRKVFRFRMEPTQEQGEALLRMAGARRWAWNWGLARRKEVYERTKKTLPIAQLSSELTALKKRPETAWLKDVDSQLLQQALKDLDRGYQAFFGKRARFPRFKSKKRDEPRFRIPQRVKVEDSKVYVPKIGWVKIRQSQPIDCTLKGATFKRDTDGHWYVALTAEFEMPDVPLPPANPEKVVGIDLGLKDFATLSDGTRSEAAPAARQCRYSIAQPKFYRKAERKLKRAAKALFRKQKGSRNREKARKRLNQVHTQIKNQRQDFLHKLTTELVQKYDGLCIEDLSLKGMARTKLSKSVLDAALGEFRRQLEYKAVWHRKHLWWLTATSPSSRLCSVCGAIHQALTLADRVWRCDCGAVHDRDLNAAHNIRAEGIRSIPVAVGHTETQNACGELVRPHQQSWHDSVKQESHGL from the coding sequence GTGGACACGCTCGTACTTCGTTTCCACGGCGGGTATGGTGAGCAGCAAGACTATCGAACAGTACATTGCCGCCCAGAAAACGAGGGACTGATGACCCACCGCAAAGTATTCCGTTTCCGCATGGAGCCTACCCAAGAACAAGGGGAGGCTCTGCTGCGGATGGCGGGCGCTAGGCGTTGGGCGTGGAACTGGGGCCTGGCAAGGCGTAAGGAGGTCTACGAACGAACCAAGAAAACCTTGCCTATTGCTCAGCTTTCGAGCGAGTTGACGGCGTTGAAGAAGCGCCCTGAGACGGCATGGTTGAAGGACGTGGACAGCCAGCTCTTGCAGCAGGCCCTCAAAGACCTCGACCGAGGCTACCAAGCCTTCTTTGGCAAGCGGGCCAGATTCCCCAGGTTCAAGAGCAAGAAGAGGGACGAACCCCGCTTCCGCATCCCTCAGCGGGTCAAGGTAGAAGATTCCAAGGTGTATGTCCCGAAAATAGGTTGGGTCAAGATTCGCCAAAGCCAGCCGATAGACTGTACCCTCAAAGGCGCAACCTTCAAACGGGATACCGATGGGCATTGGTACGTCGCCCTGACCGCCGAGTTCGAGATGCCCGATGTCCCCTTGCCGCCCGCCAACCCCGAAAAGGTGGTGGGGATTGACCTTGGGCTCAAAGACTTCGCCACCCTGAGCGATGGAACCCGCAGTGAAGCTGCACCAGCAGCCCGGCAATGCCGGTACTCAATTGCCCAACCTAAGTTCTACCGCAAGGCCGAGCGCAAACTGAAGAGAGCTGCCAAAGCGCTTTTCCGCAAGCAGAAAGGGAGCCGAAACCGAGAGAAGGCTAGAAAGCGACTGAACCAGGTACACACCCAAATCAAGAACCAACGCCAGGACTTCCTCCACAAACTGACCACCGAACTCGTCCAGAAATACGACGGGCTGTGTATCGAAGACTTGAGCCTCAAAGGGATGGCGAGAACCAAGCTGTCCAAGTCGGTTCTGGATGCTGCCCTGGGCGAGTTCCGGCGGCAGTTGGAGTACAAGGCGGTCTGGCATCGCAAGCACCTGTGGTGGTTGACCGCTACTTCCCCAAGCAGCAGGCTCTGCTCTGTGTGCGGGGCCATCCACCAGGCCCTCACCCTTGCGGATAGGGTCTGGAGGTGTGATTGCGGCGCGGTGCATGACCGAGACCTGAACGCGGCCCACAATATCCGCGCCGAAGGGATAAGAAGCATCCCCGTCGCCGTGGGGCACACGGAGACGCAAAACGCTTGTGGAGAGTTGGTAAGACCACATCAGCAGTCGTGGCACGACTCGGTGAAGCAAGAATCCCACGGCCTTTAG